In one window of Oncorhynchus kisutch isolate 150728-3 linkage group LG16, Okis_V2, whole genome shotgun sequence DNA:
- the LOC109882797 gene encoding ubiquitin-protein ligase E3A gives MNSEERDCECALPQAETSPAGGYDRIQEESDIENTEASRMKRAAAKHLIERYYHQLTEGCGNDSCSNAWCSSSRGSHRLDNNAAAVKALELYKINAKLCDPHPSKKGTTMNHCVRDDFKDVNYLTEEKVYEILHICGEKEDYSPLIRVIGRVFSSAEGLVQSFRRSKPPTKEELKSLQSKDEDKDEDEEEAAACSAAAMEEDSPGSSSRLDGAASGDNDVGKLGPDEVSVDIDAVRRVYQRLLSNGNIETAFLNALVYLSPNVECDLTYHNVYSRDPNYLNLFVVVMENSNLHSPDYLEIALPQFCRAMSKLPLPALAKLARLWSHYSAEQIHRIMETFQQLITYKVVSNEFNSRNLVNDDDAVVAATKCLKIVYYANVMGGEVDTEHNEEEDEEPIPESSELTLQELLGEERRNKKGPRVDPLETELTIRTSDSRRPLIPFEEFVNEPLNEVLEMDKDYTFFKVETENKFSFMTCPFILNAVTKNLGLYYDNRIRMYSERRITVLYSLVQGQQLNPYLRLKVRRDHIIDDALVRLEMIAMENPADLKKQLYVEFEGEQGVDEGGVSKEFFQLVVEEIFNPDIGMFAYDERTKMFWFNPSSFENEGQFTLIGIVLGLAIYNNCILDVHFPMVVYRKLMGKKGTFRDLADSNPVLYQSLKELSEYEGSVEEDMMITFQISQTDLFGNPLMYDLRENGDQIPVTNENRKEFVAQYAEYMLNKSVEKQFKAFRRGFHMVTNESPLKYLFRPEEIELLICGSRNLDFQALEETTEYDGGYSRDSRIIKEFWETLHSFAEEQKRLFLQFTTGTDRAPVGGLGKLKMIIAKNGPDTDRLPTSHTCFNVLLLPEYDTKEKLRERLLKAILYAKGFGML, from the exons ATGAATTCCGAAGAGAGGGATTGTGAGTGTGCGCTACCACAGGCCGAGACATCCCCTGCAGGAGGATACGACAG AATACAAGAGGAGTCTGACATAGAAAACACGGAAGCAAGCCGAAT GAAGCGAGCAGCCGCCAAGCATCTAATAGAGCGCTACTACCACCAGTTAACAGAGGGCTGTGGGAATGACTCCTGCTCGAACGCGTGGTGCTCCTCGTCCAGGGGCTCCCACCGCTTGGACAACAACGCAGCCGCCGTCAAGGCCCTGGAGCTGTACAAGATCAATGCCAAACTGTGCGACCCACACCCTTCCAAGAAAGGCACCACAATGAACCATTGTGTAAGGGACGACTTCAAAG ATGTGAATTACCTAACAGAGGAGAAAGTGTATGAGATCCTACACATCTGTGGAGAGAAGGAGGACTACTCCCCTCTGATCCGGGTCATAGGAAGGGTGTTCTCCAGCGCAGAGGGCCTGGTGCAGAGCTTCCGCCGGTCCAAACCACCCACCAAGGAGGAGCTGAAGTCCCTCCAGAGCAAGGACGAGGACAAAGACGAGGACGAGGAGGAAGCGGCCGCCTGCTCCGCTGCTGCTATGGAGGAGGACTCACCCGGTTCCTCTTCCCGGTTAGACGGCGCTGCATCAGGGGACAATGATGTGGGGAAGCTGGGTCCTGATGAGGTTTCTGTGGACATCGACGCTGTCAGGAGGGTCTACCAGAGACTGCTGTCCAACGGTAATATCGAAACTGCCTTCCTCAACGCACTGGTCTACCTGTCGCCCAACGTGGAATGTGACCTGACGTACCACAACGTCTACTCCCGGGACCCCAACTACCTGAACTTGTTTGTGGTGGTGATGGAGAACAGTAACCTCCATAGCCCAGACTACCTGGAGATCGCCCTGCCCCAGTTCTGCAGGGCCATGAGCAAGCTGCCCCTACCCGCGCTGGCCAAGCTGGCCCGCCTGTGGTCTCACTACAGTGCTGAGCAGATCCACCGCATAATGGAGACCTTCCAGCAGCTCATCACCTACAAG GTGGTCAGCAATGAGTTCAACAGCCGCAACCTGGTGAACGACGACGATGCAGTGGTGGCAGCCACCAAGTGCTTGAAGATTGTCTACTATGCAAATGTCATGGGAGGGGAGGTGGACACGGAGCACAacgaagaggaggacgaggagccCATCCCTGAGTCCAGCGAGTTGACACTGCAGGAgctgctgggggaggagaggagaaacaagaAGGGCCCCCGGGTGGACCCCCTGGAGACTGAGCTTACCATCCGGACTTCCGACAGCCGGCGGCCCCTCATCCCCTTTGAGGAGTTTGTCAACGAGCCCCTGAATGAAGTCCTAGAGATGGACAAGGACTACACATTCTTTAAAGTGGAGACGGAGAACAAGTTCTCCTTCATGACGTGTCCGTTCATCCTCAACGCCGTGACCAAGAACCTGGGCCTGTACTACGACAACCGCATCCGCATGTACAGCGAGCGACGCATCACAGTACTCTACAGCCTGGTGCAGGGACAACAGCTCAACCCCTACCTGAGGCTTAAAGTACGCCGAGACCACATCATCGATGATGCCCTCGTCAGG CTTGAGATGATCGCCATGGAGAATCCTGCAGACTTGAAGAAGCAGCTGTATGTGGAGTTTGAAGGAGAACAAGGTGTAGATGAAGGAGGGGTTTCCAAAGAGTTCTTTCAGCTTGTCGTGGAGGAGATCTTCAACCCAGATATTG GAATGTTTGCGTACGACGAGCGCACCAAGATGTTCTGGTTCAACCCGTCGTCATTTGAAAACGAGGGTCAGTTCACGCTGATCGGCATCGTCCTTGGCCTGGCCATTTACAACAACTGCATCCTGGACGTTCACTTCCCCATGGTGGTCTACAGAAAGCTCATGGGCAAGAAAGGAACCTTCCGGGACCTCGCAGACTCCAATCCG GTTCTGTACCAGAGTCTGAAGGAGCTGTCAGAGTATGAGGGTAGTGTGGAGGAGGACATGATGATCACCTTCCAGATATCCCAGACGGACCTGTTCGGAAACCCCCTCATGTACGACTTAAGGGAAAATGGTGATCAAATTCCAGTCACCAACGAGAACAGAAAA GAGTTTGTAGCTCAGTATGCGGAGTACATGCTGAATAAGAGTGTTGAGAAGCAGTTCAAAGCCTTCAGAAGAGGTTTTCACATGGTCACTAACGAGTCCCCGCTGAAATATTTATTCCGGCCGGAGGAAATCGAGCTGCTCATCTGTGGAAGCAGG AACCTAGACTTTCAAGCACTTGAAGAAACGACAGAATATGATGGCGGCTACAGCAGAGATTCACGCATCATTAA GGAGTTCTGGGAGACGCTGCACTCGTTTGCTGAGGAGCAGAAGAGGCTGTTCCTGCAGTTCACCACGGGCACAGACAGAGCCCCTGTCGGAGGCCTGGGAAAGCTCAAGATGATCATCGCCAAGAACGGCCCCGACACAGACAG GTTACCCACATCTCACACCTGCTTCAACGTGCTGCTGCTCCCGGAGTACGACACCAAggagaagctgagagagagactgctcAAAGCCATCCTCTATGCCAAAGGGTTTGGAATGCTCTGA